A stretch of Aedes aegypti strain LVP_AGWG chromosome 2, AaegL5.0 Primary Assembly, whole genome shotgun sequence DNA encodes these proteins:
- the LOC5565526 gene encoding uncharacterized protein LOC5565526, which yields MNRIVLLVLISLCSASTVLADGLPHYIAENSFDISLRVCAEYFLVSNETIDGYYQQGFPEIEEVKQLLRCAMINLGAYDDTFGPLEYVLGNVFKPCPSDTEYAERTRSCVKKALDSICPSDVFSRAYASFMCYYRGYGNLITDEFFIPNSLLELTQMMLFVQSSLNLPDEVLVQYSQGNILNEPNFPNVLYVWAVRGGYFSVDEGIQLENLYIQYGIPGLLSQETRQCAADVAQANCNLDLVTLLYNMYVTCLRPLLPFESFVQTFAVEQLKCKTCGAVQPAKPSYTY from the coding sequence ATGAATCGTATCGTTTTGCTCGTCCTAATAAGTCTTTGCTCTGCGTCGACAGTGCTTGCCGATGGATTGCCACATTACATAGCTGAAAACAGCTTTGACATCTCTTTGCGAGTATGTGCTGAGTATTTCTTGGTATCGAACGAGACCATTGATGGGTACTACCAACAGGGATTCCCAGAGATAGAAGAAGTTAAGCAACTCTTACGATGTGCAATGATCAACTTGGGTGCTTACGACGATACCTTCGGCCCACTGGAGTACGTTTTGGGCAACGTTTTCAAGCCATGTCCTTCGGATACTGAATACGCCGAAAGGACCAGAAGTTGTGTGAAGAAAGCACTGGATTCCATATGCCCGAGCGATGTTTTCTCGCGTGCCTACGCCAGTTTCATGTGTTACTACCGCGGATATGGAAACTTGATTACCGACGAATTCTTCATACCGAACTCACTGTTGGAACTCACGCAGATGATGCTCTTCGTCCAAAGCTCTCTGAACTTGCCTGATGAAGTTTTGGTTCAATACAGCCAAGGCAATATTTTGAATGAACCAAACTTCCCCAACGTCCTGTATGTGTGGGCCGTTCGCGGTGGCTACTTCTCGGTAGATGAAGGAATTCAGCTCGAAAACCTCTACATCCAGTATGGAATTCCGGGGCTGTTGAGCCAAGAAACACGGCAATGTGCAGCGGACGTCGCCCAGGCGAACTGTAATTTAGATCTGGTCACCCTCCTGTACAACATGTATGTCACCTGCCTTCGCCCGTTACTGCCATTCGAGAGTTTTGTTCAGACATTCGCAGTGGAGCAACTCAAGTGTAAGACGTGTGGAGCAGTGCAGCCGGCAAAACCAAGCTAcacatattga